In the genome of Bradyrhizobium arachidis, one region contains:
- a CDS encoding adenylate/guanylate cyclase domain-containing protein has translation MPLFNQSIRRKIVGIALGLIVLMLVTSILSMVMSSQVGVLLDELTNRYIPAYGDLARANIRSLERSVALRRMVMMKMQEAPDEEAYAARLKEFEEADRRIEQETSDARSHINAIIDDTRTPSDNAALARIDAHIETAVSELRRGMNEEHARLLKQIDAKQMPEARGTLERLDVLRDQFNQRIDGIRGDMLKQVFASTSTVIGRQHQAIIISGIVTLLAAIVGFVFAMLVSSGITRPVRLLLAGTREVEAGRFDKPITVSTKDEIGELAAAFNRMVEQLRHNERIRETFGRYIDPKVVQGLIDRPEVAIDGQRRVMTIMFCDMSGFTSMSEGMTPRGLVKVMNHYFTVMSGPIRSNRGVIDKYIGDAVMAYWGPPFIDEDEPALLAGLAAIDMAEQVPALQRQLPDLLGIRAMPAPCDLRIGIATGEVLTGSIGSELMMSFTVMGDAVNLASRLEAVNKTYGTRILIAQATAEAIGTQLELREIDRLAVVGQTIPQPIFEVMARSGALTGAQASLRAHYAEGLAAYRACRFDEARAALNAALEAVPGDGPSRTLLGRIAQFETDPPDEGWDGAWRLEQK, from the coding sequence ATGCCGCTTTTCAACCAGTCGATCCGGCGCAAGATCGTCGGCATCGCCCTCGGATTGATCGTCCTGATGCTGGTCACCTCGATCCTGTCGATGGTGATGTCGAGCCAGGTCGGCGTCCTCCTGGACGAGCTGACCAACCGCTACATCCCCGCCTATGGCGATCTGGCGCGCGCCAATATCCGCTCGCTGGAGCGGTCGGTGGCGCTGCGCCGCATGGTCATGATGAAGATGCAGGAGGCTCCGGACGAGGAGGCCTACGCGGCGCGGCTGAAGGAGTTCGAGGAAGCCGACCGCAGGATCGAGCAGGAGACCTCGGACGCGCGCAGCCACATCAACGCGATCATCGACGATACCAGGACGCCCTCGGACAATGCCGCGCTGGCGCGGATCGACGCCCACATCGAAACCGCTGTCTCCGAACTGCGTCGTGGCATGAACGAGGAGCATGCAAGGCTCCTCAAGCAAATCGATGCCAAGCAGATGCCGGAGGCGCGCGGCACGCTGGAGCGTCTCGACGTCCTGCGCGACCAGTTCAATCAGAGGATCGACGGCATTCGTGGCGACATGCTCAAGCAGGTCTTTGCCTCAACGTCGACGGTGATCGGCCGGCAGCATCAGGCGATCATCATCTCGGGCATCGTGACCTTGCTCGCAGCGATCGTCGGCTTTGTCTTCGCGATGCTGGTCTCGAGCGGCATCACGCGGCCGGTGCGCCTGCTGCTCGCCGGCACCCGCGAGGTCGAGGCCGGGCGCTTCGACAAGCCCATCACGGTCTCGACAAAGGACGAGATCGGCGAGCTCGCTGCCGCCTTCAACCGCATGGTCGAGCAGCTCCGCCACAACGAGCGCATCCGCGAGACCTTCGGCCGCTACATCGACCCCAAGGTGGTGCAGGGGCTGATCGACCGGCCGGAGGTCGCCATCGACGGCCAGCGCCGGGTCATGACCATCATGTTCTGCGACATGAGCGGCTTCACCTCGATGAGCGAGGGCATGACCCCGCGCGGCCTCGTCAAGGTGATGAACCACTATTTCACCGTGATGTCCGGTCCGATCAGGAGCAATCGCGGCGTCATCGACAAATATATCGGCGATGCCGTGATGGCCTATTGGGGCCCGCCCTTCATCGACGAGGACGAGCCCGCGCTGCTCGCGGGCCTTGCCGCCATCGACATGGCCGAGCAGGTGCCGGCGCTCCAACGGCAATTGCCTGACCTGCTCGGCATCCGCGCCATGCCCGCGCCGTGCGATCTGCGGATCGGCATCGCCACCGGCGAGGTCCTGACCGGCAGCATCGGCTCCGAGCTGATGATGAGCTTCACCGTGATGGGCGACGCGGTGAACCTCGCCTCGCGGCTCGAGGCCGTCAACAAGACGTACGGTACCCGCATCCTGATCGCGCAGGCGACCGCAGAGGCGATCGGCACGCAGCTCGAGCTGCGCGAGATCGACCGTCTCGCGGTCGTGGGCCAGACCATCCCGCAACCGATCTTCGAGGTGATGGCACGCTCCGGCGCGCTCACCGGCGCGCAAGCGAGCCTGCGCGCGCATTATGCCGAAGGCCTTGCCGCCTACCGTGCCTGCCGTTTCGACGAGGCGCGTGCCGCCCTCAACGCGGCGCTCGAAGCCGTCCCCGGCGACGGTCCCTCGCGCACGCTGCTCGGTCGCATCGCACAGTTCGAGACCGATCCGCCCGACGAGGGATGGGACGGCGCCTGGCGTTTGGAGCAGAAATAG